The Bradyrhizobium sp. CCGB01 genome segment AGTCTTCCCCCTAGTGGGGCGGTGGTCACGTTGCTTTCGGTCTGTGGCACTACACCCAAAGAGAGTTATCGAGACATAATTTTGGTTGCCATCGCAGGCGCTCTGCTCGCGCTGCCGGTCGTCATCCTGTTGGGCTCGATCATTGGGAGTTTCTGAAATGAAACGTGGTCACTTGCACCCGGTCCGGGCCGACCGATCACGTAAGCTGCAAGTAACCGAGTGCAGCCGCTAACCGACATCACTGGTTGCAAAATTTAAGGACGCCTTCGGTCCGACCCGCCAAGCCTCCGGAAACTGAACGGTGTCATGTCGGTGGTCCCGCTGTTCAAATTCATCATGCTCACCTTCTTCGGGTTTTGACCTTAGGCTGCCATTGGGGACGCTCGCTCGCGAATTTCTTCGCCTGGGCTTTGGGCCGAAGATGTTCTTGACGGTAATCGGCATCTTTTCGATCGTGACGATCCTTACCCGCTATCGCGCCGGCACGTTTTGCGATGAGATTAGGCGCGCGCGGGAGTTGTCGCTGCGATCATCGTCGCTGCGTTATATGTTGCAGAATTGCAGCCGGCTGCGTTGGCCCGTCTTCTGCTCGGCGCAAGGATATCGAGTTCTTCAAGCATGCTTTTCCGCACGAGCGCTCGAAGCCGAGCACCCTGGCCATCAGCAGGTCTCCGCGATCAGCTTAGGTAGCTGTACGAGATTATAGGCCACAGCAACGAAGGTAAGTGCCCACCCGACGCGATCACCGCCACGAACCTGATCTTCTCTTGTCAGGCGATCGTCTTCATCCAGCCGAGTGCCTCCTCACTGCGCTTCGGGATGCGCCGGCTGACGGCATAGCCGCCGTGCCGGATTCGTCGTCCGTCAACCGCAGAACTGCGGCCGCTGGTGTCCTGCGCAACGTGCGGCGTCACATTCATCGAGCGCAGCCTGTTGACGAAGTCTTCTGCATCCGCAGGCTTGTCGGCACCCAGCGTCAGTCGCTCCTTCGCGAAACGGCACCAGCGGCCCGCTAAGTGCTGCCCACACCTTATTGGTCTCGGATCGACGCGATCGTCGGCACTATCTTAGGCTGTGCCGGCACCGCCGGGAGACGGCCGTGATGTCGACTTTCCGGTCTTCGGGGTGGCAACGTCGGCGCTACCGTGAGAGGCGGTATGGTGCGATCGATCGTTGGGGCCAATCTGGCCGACACCAGCTTGCTTCGGGCGACCGTCGGGCGAAAGAATGCATGCGCATAAACTGCGAACTGCAGCAATGCAATCGCGGTGAACTCGTCGGCTTTCAGAGGTGCGCCTCATCGGCACGAAGTGTTGGGGTACATTACCTCGACGATCTTGACGAGGCGGGACGAACACTGATCCGCTGAACGCAGAATCCGTTCGTTGCCGACGACCGACTATCGAATCTGGGCATCATATCGAATTCCATCGACTGCGGTTTCGATGCGCGCCAAAACCCCCTGAGATCGAAGTTGCTGATAGAGATAAGGACGCCAGCGTTCTTGTGATTCGGCTTAGTGCAGCCCAATTTGAGGTGCTCATTTCGCGGAGACCCGCCGTTTTGATCTGCTTCGGCACCAGGCGTGCAACAAGGAGAGCGAGCGTCAAGTGGCTTGCATTGATCTGCAGTCAACCTCGCTCAGAATAGTCCGCACTGGTGCGAGAAGCTGAGTTTTTCCGACGAACGAAGCGACGGAAAAAAATGACAAAGTGGGCGATCGGCCCTCCCTGACCGCGGGATGTGTCGGCGCCCATTCTGGCTGCGCCGGAACGGTGATCGCGGCTAGGGACACCCACGCTCGTTCGAGCGTCACCGGATCGCGCAGCTGGGCGACTGTCTCGGTGCGGATGTCCAGCCACTCGAACGATCGACCATGGACCGCGACAAGCTGAGCGGGCAGGAGGGTGGCGAAATGATCTGGACGGAAAACCCTTATCACTCGAATGTTGTCGAGCGAGTTCAAGATGATGCGGTCAAACTGTTCAACTACAGATGTTAAGGGCTTGACAGTTTTAAGCGGGTAGCCGCAAGAGCTCCGTCCGAGCATAGAAACGCTGGAGGACGGAACTTCCGCCAAACTGACTGTGTCGGTTTCTGTCCATAAAGGCTTAGTCGGTGCTATTTGCACGGCAACCTGGCTCTGAAGCAGCTTTGCGCGCAACGCCGCCTATCTGCAGGTACATATGAAGTCTGACGAGCTTGATGCATGTGATCTGATTTTCATAGACCGGCTCGAAGGAATGCTGCGCTTCCTCACCCAGCGAACGTGCGAGATACGCCCCCCGCGAAGTGCGCCGCAGCTCGCGAGGTGACATGCCGCCCTCAACGGCGGCGACCACCCGCCTGGACCGAAACAGATGCCGGCTATGACTGGCGGCTTCCTTCACCAGCAGGAAGCTCGGATCAGAACTGACCTGTTTGGGTATCCCAAACGCTTCTGGTTGGAATCCGCTCTACTGCATGTGCCTGAGCATCAGTCCCTCACCAGGCGCTGCGTGTCAGCTTGGCGGACCAATGCCGCAGAGAGAAAGGCTGAGAGAGCATAGCCGAGGTTCGGAGAAATCATCGTGACTCCATAGCCCAATCTTGCCGCGATGAACCCGCTCGCCGCAAACCCTACCAATGCGAACGCCGCCATTACCGAAGTCAGGAACGTGACATCTGTCCACGCGCTTCCAGGCCGGGTGAGCCCGAGAAACCAGTTCGTGAATGTAACATGCTGGACTGGCAGTGCCGCGAACACGATCCCAACGTTCGCGACGGCGCTCACGCGAGCGCCGACATAGCGATCGATAATCGAAAGCGCTCCAAAACCGACCGCCATGACTGCGCAGCCCCCCATCAAGCCTCGGCGCGGCGCCATTCGCGAGAGAATCGCGCTGGTCAGCGGCGCGACGAAGGCAGACCGCGCCGCCGATTACGTGGCCTCCCAGCCCAGCAGCGCGGCCCCGAGCGGCCGCTCATTGGAATCGAGGGCTTCCGCTATGTAGCCCAAGGTTGCGATGCGCTGTGTCGCTGCAACGGTTGCGAGCGTGAGCGAAACAAGAAAGATCGCCACGAGATTGGTCTTCGGGTTCAAAAATGCCATCGCTGCCAGCACAGTGGTACTGGCGACTTGGGCCAACAGGATCCATGAGCGCCTCAGCCCGAGATGATTGAGGCTCCAACGATCTACGATCGGGGCCCAAAGGAAGTTAACGTTGAAGGCAGATAATTGCGTACTATACAAGCCGGTCAGTTCTAGGCTGGCGCCGTTGCCTCGAAGGATCACGGGAATGGCCTAACAGATGAGCGCGATTGCCAGATACTGTTGACTAGCCAACGCAACTATCGCGATATGTGACATGTAACGACGTCCCATCAGCCTCTTCCTCCGCAGAAGAATTTGCGCGCGTGCCTCAAGGGCACGGTTCGCAGGCAACAGACCGTTCTAGCGCAGCTGTGCCTTAAGGTGGATATGCAGCGATCGAGAATGTCGAGCATGCGCTGAGGCGCCTCCGTTTCGATCGATTGTTCGAGTATCACCTCGCAACGTCTTCCGTTTGCGCCCCGATCCGCCGTCGTCTCTCAAAAAGCAGGCTTGCCCTGTCCCGAGTCCTTGCGCAGTATAGTTGTTTCGTGCTCAAACTGAGGAGCGGACATGCGCTCTCCCCCTCAGCCGCGTGGAAGCGTCAGTGTTGGGTGTTGCGATCACTGAATGAGCTTCCTGCAGGCTGCGATTGGCAGCAACATCGTTGTTCATCGGTGGCCGTAGGGGTTGATCGGAACGTCGATCGTTACGGGGGGTGAGGTCCGAGTGGCAGTTGCTAGTCCCGATCAGGTCGCATTCGAAAGACGCACACTGCGCCTGACCGTCATCATGTAGCAAAGTGACCTGCCAGAAGGATAAGCCTATCGACGACGTGGACATATTGGCAAACCCGGATTGCCGAAGGGCGTCCGGCCGTAACCACTGCCGACCTGCACGTCAGTTGGGTTCTGACCGCCTCCACAACGTGCGGGGGGCTTTACTGCTGGCCCCAAGCCCGCCGAACTGGTTGCGCAGCTTGCAAGGGAGGCAATCGATTTTGCTCGGCAAGAACGCTCGGTCCCATCAAACACTCCGCCGCGCTTTCCCGCTTTCTCAGCCACCGTCAGCTCGCCTCGGTGACGGTGCTAGGGATGAAGCAAGCGGCGTGCCGCTTGGGTCTCGTTAGCTCGCAATTTGGTGCGCGCGTCGAATAAGGGACATTGGTCTCAAAGCCGACAATCGTGTTGTTTGCGCCGACCGTATACACCACATCGAACCACGCGCAATTGAGAGGCAGAGCGCTAGAATCTGGACGCGCCTAGGGCACCGCCGCTGATAGGCGCATCTCGGGCAGGTTCGTCAGACATGTACTCAGGCTTATGTCCTCATGAGGGCCACCAAATGTCTCTTGGAGTGTCAGCTCACCGAAACCGCTGCTTGCGATCCTCGACGCTGAAGGCGCACGGTGCCGCGGTGGTGGACCTCCTGCATCGCGAGCAAGTCGGTCGACATCTTGCGCCATTGGTTCAGTTTCGACGACTTGAGTTCGACGTAGGCGAGCTGCAAATACAGCGCTGATCTCCAACCGATCGCCTCTTGTAAGGGGAGAATTTACATAGCCGGCGCGACTCAGGACCACTGGCTACCGCTAGCGCCCGTTGGCAGAACTACCAATGCTTGATGTCGATCAAAACCTGCAACAGACAAAGCTGAGAGAAAGGCGTTGTCTAATTGCGGAGGGCTCGCCTTTCTCCCCGCCAGTGGCATCGAACACAAAACGCATTGAGTTCGCCCCGCCGCCTGATCACCTCTTTACGCAGATCCAGCGCAGCTCGTTGGAGTTGCCGGCAGAAACTCTCTTTTTCGCTTTGCGCAGAGGTTTCACGTTTTCTAGTTCACCATGGCTGGGCATTGGCCATTCAGGCCAAAAGCACGAGAGTTGTTTCTGCCTAAAAGTGAAGAGCGAATTGCCACAGAGCGAGGGCGGCGGCTGGTGAGGGCAGGGCTCGCGCTGACAGGCAAAAATAACTTGCTTGTGCGGTGCGGTGGTGTATTATTGCAGCGCGGTAGCCTTTTGCGCTGCCGCTGCCCTCCTTGGGCGTTTCCTCCCTAGACTTGGGCCGCTTGTCATTCAAGCGGCCTTTTTCTTGCCCATCCATCGGAGCATTGGCTCGGTATGCAGGTTCGGTTTTCGCGCTCGATGCGAAACGATATAGACCGCGATCAAGAACTGTAGTGCAATCTTGACCTGCTCTGCGAGCGCTTCTTGTGCCGGGAGATCATGTTTGAGCATTGAGCTTTTTTGATCCCGTAGGGATTCGTTCCCGTGCGGATTGACACGGCAATCGTCCGGGACACAGAAATTGGTGCCCGTCAGGAGCGCGGCAAGCGCGACCGAACTCCTCGCCCACCTCACTTTGAAGATCTTCCGGCGGGAGCGATCCAGGCGGGGCTCCAGTATGCTCCTGAGCACGCATCTAGCCGGAGGTGACACAATACACGGTCACGATTGCGCAGTCCGTCTGGATCGCGCCTTCCCGGGCGCGTCTCGCATACAGCGCAAGGTTCTCAACATGCATCTCGGTGATGCACACAGGTTGCGCGTTGAGTTTGTCCACCTTGCGACTTACCGCGCCGGTGACACGCTCCAGGTTTGCCCCAGCGGCCAAAGGGTTTATGAGCAATCCAGAACCGCGGCGGGGTCCCTCATCGGGGCATCGTTCTCGGCGCACCCGAGCGCCTCCTCGTGGGAGTGCTGATAGTGAGGATCCGATCGGAACGCACTGAGCGTCTTGTGTTCTCGGCGAAAGCCACGATTCTATAGTGCACCATGGACCTGAACAGAAGGCAATTTGGCCTATCATTCTAAGCAGAACGAGTTTTGACTAGCTGCACTATGGAGACAAGCTTCCGCACCTTGATTAGCGGGGACGTCAGCAGTCAGACCGTTCATGGTCCAATTTGGGTGTCCAGTTTGGGTTGATGATCGCTCGCAGTGTCGACCAGGAGGGCCGCGAGTGCTGCACATTGGTGGCGAATATCCGGTATCGAAATGATCTCCCAAAAGGCCGCGCGCGTGAGCGGACCCACCGCGAACAAGCTGCGCGAAGCCGCGCCGTCGCGGCTGATGATCGCACAATTGCGATCGGTCTCAATGCCGATGCAGAGCGGGTCTACGCGGGCTAGACCACGGTCGAACAAACTACGCGCTGCCGGATTGAGCGTAGCGCGCGGATCTTTGACGATGCCGGTGCAATCGACGACGGCGCCGACTTGTATGTCGAGAGGATTGGCGTCGCCCCGCCGGCGGTACGTGACTCTGGCTCCGGTGTTGTCGGGCTCGATGTTGATCATCTTTGCAGCCATGAGCGTAAGCTGCCCTCTGTCAAATGCCTGGCTGATGCGTGCTTCGCCCTCCGGCGCCATCCGGTGCCGATGCACGTCCCACCAGGCGCGCGCGTGCTCGAGAAAGCGGCGTTTCGATGCCCGGGGGAGCTCGTGCCACAGCCGCTGTGTATAGGGTCGAAGGCCATCGATGACACTGCGCCAGTCGCCACCTTGGGCCGCATTCCGGTCTATACGGTCGCGAAGCCAACGTAGCAGGTTGCTGATGCTGGCGCCGAAAGGAACATCCCTCTCCTCAATTCGCAAAGCATCGATGTGGCGGTGGGCTTTCGCGAGCAGGCCGCGCCGTGACATAGCAACGATCGGTCCGCGATGGCCGTCACGCAACAACGACAGAACGTAGTCGACCATGGTGAGCCCCGTGCCCAGGATCAGTACGGTTGCATTAGGGGCGATGGGAGCGGCCGACGGTGGAGCCCAAGGATTCGCATGAGCCGGGCGGTTAGCTCTCGTATCATGTCCCGTTGCGAGAACGACTGTATCGGCCACTAGCGATCTGCCATCATCCAGCTTGACCGACACGCAAGCTGGCCCCTCGTTGATATCGACGCAAGTACCTTGCAGGATCGACAGACGCCGTGCGTCTGTCGGGTCAGATATCTGCTGCTCGAGCAAACTCGCGAGGTAATCGCCATAGATGCGTCGTGGCACGAAACAGTATGGATCGGGACGCAGCGGCGCGCCTGCGTCACGCGCGCTCAGCCAGCGCCAGAAGTGGTCTGGTTGGTCAGGCAGCGCGCTCATATTTGAGGCGCGTACGTTGAGCAAATGATCGGGGTTACCTGTATGATACGCGATACCACGCCCGATATCGGGACGCTGCTCAATCAGCGTGACGCGCAAATGGCTCTTCGGCCGGTGCAGCAATTGATAGGTGAGCAAGACGCCGCTGGCACCGCCGCCGATGATGATCACGTGCCGCGTGCTTGAACTTGTCATGCTATCACTTTACCGGTCAACAACCCGGCGCCATAGTGCGTTTCAGGGCGCCTATATTCTGAAGTCCCATCATAAGTGGCATCGCTAGGGCGCGCAGGCGTTGCGCGCTGCTCAAAACATGTATTCGCCCAGGCATGGTCGATAGATGTAAGCCATGCGGCCAAACGGAATTGTCTTGCAATTGTCATGCTCGTCGGGGGCTGCAGGTGAAGTAGTTTATCGAGACAAGCTCGAGGAGAAAATTCCTTTTGTTTGGACCCACGTGGTCTAGGAGGTTTTTGTTTCGGCCTCTCGAAGGGGATAGCGCTGCCAGTTTCTGAAACTTCAGCGCCGGCGCGTTGCAGAGCCCTCGGTGGCACTATGTCCGAGCGATGATCCCTCGCTCCGCCAGGCAGTTTAGCACCGCCTCAGCCAACTGCCCTGGTTGCTTGCCCAGCGTTTTCAAGTGGATATCCGGCACACGTGGCGCTTCATACGGCGCATCGATGCCAGTAAAGTTCGTGATCTTGCCGGATCTTGCCTTGGCATAGAGGCCCTTTGAATCACGCCGAACGCATTCATCTAATGGTGTATCTACGAACACCTCGACGAACTCGCGGTCGCCCACGAGCTTGCGCACCATGTCTCGGTCGGCTTTGTAGGGTGAGATGAACGAGCAGATGACGATCAGGCCGCTTTCCAGCATCAATTTGGCCACTTCACCAGCACGTCGGATGTTCTCGACGCGATCTGCATCAGTAAACCCGAGATCGCAATTGAGGCCGTGGCGGAGGTTGTCGCCGTCCAGCAGCGTCGTGTGATGCGACGTCGCGTACAGCTTTCGATCGACGATATTCGCAATCGTAGACTTGCCGGCGCCGGAAAGCCCAGTGAACCAGATGATGCACGGCCTCTGTTGCTTGAGCGCGGAACGCTCCTGCTTCCCAATCCACAGTGTCTGCCAGACGGTATTGCTTGCCCGCCGGAGCGGAAAATCGATCATTCCCGCGCCAACGGTGCGGTTGGTATAGCGGTCGATCACAATGAAAGATCCGGTGCGCCTGTTAACGTGGTAGGGATCGAAGCTCGCAGGCACGACGGTCGCAACGTTACAGCGGCCGATCTCGTTGAGACCCAATGTGGTCGCCGTGAGACGCTCATGCTTATTGACGTCAATCTTGTACTTGATGGAGATGACTCTGCCGGATGCAATCGTTTGCGTACCAATCCGAAACGCATAAGAGCGGCCCGGCACCATCGGCTCTTCGTCCATCCAGATCAGATGAGCGGCAAACTGGTCGGCGACCTCAGGGCGCTGCGTGGGGCTCGCAAAGACGTCGCCGCGGCTAACATCGATCTCATCTTCGAGCGTAAGCGTCACCGCGTCGCCCGCTTCGGCAACCGCAAGATCACCATCGTGAGTCACAATCCGCGTCACGCGTGAACTGCGCCCCGAAGTTGCCACGATGATTTCATCACCTACCGCGGTGCTTCCTGAGGCAACCGTGCCGGCATACCCTCGGAAATCCAGATTGGGCCGGTTCACCCACTGCACCGGAAAGCGGAAGGGTAGGTCGGTCGTTTCGGATTGTATGTCGATCGTCTCGAGGTAATCCAGCAGGGATTGGCCTTGGTACCAATCAGTCTTGCCGGATAGGTAGATGATGTTGTCGCCGTACCTGGCGGAGATTGGGAACGGGACGATTGACTTGAAGCCGAGCGCCGCAGCGAAGGCGACATAATCGCGCACGATGCCGTCGAAGACATCCTTACGGTAGTCGACGAGGTCGATTTTGTTAACGGCCACGACGACGTGCCCGATCCCCAATAGCGAGCAGATGAACGAGTGGCGCTTGGTTTGCTCCAGAACTCCTTTGCGTGCATCGATCAGGATGATGGCGAGCTGGGCGTTGGAGGCTCCGGTCGCCATATTGCGAGTATACTGTTCATGCCCTGGCGTGTCGGCGACCATGAACGATCGACGCGGCGTGGTGAAGAACCGATAGGCGACGTCGATTGTAATGCCTTGTTCGCGTTCCGCCTCAAGACCATCGACCAATAAAGCAAAATCGATGTCCTCGCCAGTCGTGCCGTGCTTGGCGCTGTCGCGCGCGAGCGCCAGCAGCTGATCCTCATAGATCATCTTGCTGTCGTGCAGGAGTCGCCCGATCAGCGTCGATTTGCCATCGTCGACCGAGCCACAGGTGATGAATCGCAGTTGATCCTTGCTGACGATATCGTCAAGGCATCGCGCGGGTTCCATACCCATCAAAAGTATCCTTCCCGCTTCTTTTTCTCCATCGAAGCTGCATCATCGGTGTCGATTAGACGCCCTTGGCGTTCTGAGAACCTCGCAACCCGCATTTCGGCGACGATGTCCTCGATGGTGGTGGCCTCCGACTCAATGGCGCCGCTCAGGGGGTAGCATCCGAGGGTGCGGAAGCGGATCGTACGCATTTCGGGGGTCTCGTTCGGCCGGAGCGGGAGCCGGTCGTCGTCCATCATGATCAGGGCGCCGTTCCGATGCACCACAGGTCGCCGTTTCGCAAAGTAGAGAGGAACAAGGGAGATGTTTTCAAACATGATGTATTCCCAGATGTCGAACTCCGTCCAATTCGACATTGCGAACACCCTCATGGTCTCGCCTTGCCGGATGCGGGTGTTGAACAGGTTCCAGAATTCGGGCCGTTGGTTGCGCGGATCCCAGACATGTCCTGCCGAGCGGAACGAAAAAATGCGCTCCTTGGCGCGGCTTTTCTCTTCGTCCCGACGCGCGCCGCCGAATGCCGCATTAAATCCGTACAGATCGAGCGCCTGCTTGAGAGCGTCGCTTTTCATGACCTGCGTGTGCAGCGCCGAGCCGGAGTCGATGGGATTAATGCCGCGGGCGATACCTTCTTTGTTAACGTGGACGATCAGATCGGCTCCCATGCGCTTGGCCGTCTCGTCGCGAAAGGTGATCATCTCGCGGAACTTCCAGGTCGTGTCGATGTGCATCAGCGGGAAAGGCAGCTTCGCCGGATAAAATGCCTTCGCCGCAAGGTGCAGCATGACAGTGGAATCCTTGCCGATTGAATAGAGCATCACCGGCGCTTTGAACTCGGCTACAACTTCGCGCATGATTTCGATGGACTCGGCCTCGAGCCGGCGCAAATGTCGAGGCAGCGTGTCCGTTTTGAGTGCGGTCATGTCCTGCATGTTCATCTTGAACATCCTCGAAAAATGCCCCCGCGACGAGGCTGCCGCTGCGGTATCGCGTACCTCAGCATGGAGGAGCCTGGTGTGAGAAGGATAGCGTCGCCCGCCGCCCTATCTAATCCATGGAGCGTCTCAAGCTGAATCGACGTCGGCTTCACCTGCGCCAAGGACACAGAATGCTCGGGACGAGCCCAATGCCTGTAGGTCGTAAGTCGACAGACGGTCAATACATACGTTGGTTGCGCCAACA includes the following:
- a CDS encoding FAD/NAD(P)-binding protein; this translates as MTSSSTRHVIIIGGGASGVLLTYQLLHRPKSHLRVTLIEQRPDIGRGIAYHTGNPDHLLNVRASNMSALPDQPDHFWRWLSARDAGAPLRPDPYCFVPRRIYGDYLASLLEQQISDPTDARRLSILQGTCVDINEGPACVSVKLDDGRSLVADTVVLATGHDTRANRPAHANPWAPPSAAPIAPNATVLILGTGLTMVDYVLSLLRDGHRGPIVAMSRRGLLAKAHRHIDALRIEERDVPFGASISNLLRWLRDRIDRNAAQGGDWRSVIDGLRPYTQRLWHELPRASKRRFLEHARAWWDVHRHRMAPEGEARISQAFDRGQLTLMAAKMINIEPDNTGARVTYRRRGDANPLDIQVGAVVDCTGIVKDPRATLNPAARSLFDRGLARVDPLCIGIETDRNCAIISRDGAASRSLFAVGPLTRAAFWEIISIPDIRHQCAALAALLVDTASDHQPKLDTQIGP
- the cysN gene encoding sulfate adenylyltransferase subunit CysN — translated: MEPARCLDDIVSKDQLRFITCGSVDDGKSTLIGRLLHDSKMIYEDQLLALARDSAKHGTTGEDIDFALLVDGLEAEREQGITIDVAYRFFTTPRRSFMVADTPGHEQYTRNMATGASNAQLAIILIDARKGVLEQTKRHSFICSLLGIGHVVVAVNKIDLVDYRKDVFDGIVRDYVAFAAALGFKSIVPFPISARYGDNIIYLSGKTDWYQGQSLLDYLETIDIQSETTDLPFRFPVQWVNRPNLDFRGYAGTVASGSTAVGDEIIVATSGRSSRVTRIVTHDGDLAVAEAGDAVTLTLEDEIDVSRGDVFASPTQRPEVADQFAAHLIWMDEEPMVPGRSYAFRIGTQTIASGRVISIKYKIDVNKHERLTATTLGLNEIGRCNVATVVPASFDPYHVNRRTGSFIVIDRYTNRTVGAGMIDFPLRRASNTVWQTLWIGKQERSALKQQRPCIIWFTGLSGAGKSTIANIVDRKLYATSHHTTLLDGDNLRHGLNCDLGFTDADRVENIRRAGEVAKLMLESGLIVICSFISPYKADRDMVRKLVGDREFVEVFVDTPLDECVRRDSKGLYAKARSGKITNFTGIDAPYEAPRVPDIHLKTLGKQPGQLAEAVLNCLAERGIIART
- the cysD gene encoding sulfate adenylyltransferase subunit CysD encodes the protein MNMQDMTALKTDTLPRHLRRLEAESIEIMREVVAEFKAPVMLYSIGKDSTVMLHLAAKAFYPAKLPFPLMHIDTTWKFREMITFRDETAKRMGADLIVHVNKEGIARGINPIDSGSALHTQVMKSDALKQALDLYGFNAAFGGARRDEEKSRAKERIFSFRSAGHVWDPRNQRPEFWNLFNTRIRQGETMRVFAMSNWTEFDIWEYIMFENISLVPLYFAKRRPVVHRNGALIMMDDDRLPLRPNETPEMRTIRFRTLGCYPLSGAIESEATTIEDIVAEMRVARFSERQGRLIDTDDAASMEKKKREGYF